Genomic window (Deinococcus reticulitermitis):
TCGTCCAACGCGCGTCAGGGTAGCCCGCTGCCAGCGGTCCGGCGCGCAGCAACTCCCCCAGTCGAGTGCGCTGTTCGGGACTCAGGCGCGGTGCAGGCCCCACCGCTCGGGTGGCCTGGAGGCTCCCTCGCTCCCGGAGACGCTGTTTCCAGGTGCGGACCGTACTCTCGGAAACGCCGACCGTTTCCGCAATGGCCCTGGGGCTGACCTCGCCTGCGGTCAGGAGTTGCTGGGCATAGAGCCGCCGTTCTTCCAGTTGGTCACGGGTCAGGGTGGAGGGTCGCCAGACGCGCAGCACCTCCCCAGTCTACGCCTCGTCCCTAACCCATGCCGGAGTCAATAATAGGACGGTGATGCAGGCCGGACTCGCCACCTGTGATCACCCAGTGAATGTCATTCAGGTCCAGCGTGAGTGGACCGAGGAGCGGTTCGCAGGACAAGAACCGCACGTGGGCTGGGGTATCCCGAAGCACATCAATCCGCCTGGTGTAAAGCTGCATCTCAACAGACACACCCATCCAGACGTTGCTTGGCCACTCCAGCTTCAAGGCAAGCTCAGCCAGCCGCTTCTCCCGCTTAGTAAGGATTTGGAAGACGTGCTGGGGGCACTCGGCCATGACGGCGAAGATCTCCTTTAGGTACTCGAAATCCATCTGCTCGTGGAAAAGGTCACTCATGGAGTCGACGAAGATGCGGCTAGGCTTGCGCCAACGCTTTGGCTGGTCAAGCCGCTCGCGTCGCTCCGTGAACTTGAAGCCCTGGGGAAAGTGGTTGGTAAAGCGTTTGGCGACCGTCTCGGCGTAGCAGAACTTGCACCCTGGGCTGACGCGGTCGCATCCCGTCGTCGGGTTCCACGTCCTGTCTGTCCATTCAATCGTCGTATCTGCGCTCGCCATTCGTACCCCTTCGTCGAGAACCTACCAGCATCACGGGCGAGTTCACTACGCGGAGTGTAACTGAAGAGAAGTGAGGCGTTCTGTGGTGGACGTAAGAACGTATCGTGGACATAGGTGTGCTTGGTCCCGAAGA
Coding sequences:
- a CDS encoding helix-turn-helix domain-containing protein codes for the protein MRVWRPSTLTRDQLEERRLYAQQLLTAGEVSPRAIAETVGVSESTVRTWKQRLRERGSLQATRAVGPAPRLSPEQRTRLGELLRAGPLAAGYPDARWT
- a CDS encoding DUF5131 family protein: MASADTTIEWTDRTWNPTTGCDRVSPGCKFCYAETVAKRFTNHFPQGFKFTERRERLDQPKRWRKPSRIFVDSMSDLFHEQMDFEYLKEIFAVMAECPQHVFQILTKREKRLAELALKLEWPSNVWMGVSVEMQLYTRRIDVLRDTPAHVRFLSCEPLLGPLTLDLNDIHWVITGGESGLHHRPIIDSGMG